One window of the Paraburkholderia sp. PGU19 genome contains the following:
- a CDS encoding DUF3426 domain-containing protein, whose translation MLLATRCPFCETVFRLQPEQLTLRRGLVRCGHCKEVFDASSSLFDVSDGVSVDKAKHVTIDDVTAHTLETLANGSVAPAPETKPAVDVPPAPVAVPVVTHTEEAVTPQPAEAFDERVVEPHIDSGEAHAELASAEQHAEHVAAQAAQPDVDVEARHEAAVQASPVAAPSAEAEAEAARVEPSFPASETQPASPADKPDFRAEAWNPWAPAPDASIDRRIRHNASTIPFNPVTIPRSAQPPLTLELTESQPMHLDQAIAREPVAPEPHSEVPVEARAGANVEPAVETQAEPKFEGPSEQQAHQKAEPIFGATPAHEAEPAIHEPPHAWREPESLREPAEARHDQTANETKREAEAPLHESFDDVLRESRRDEHAKPVFEDEDSTVIPSAEHAGHAGHAAQGREREPFFGAPSAEPDLEPRFGAAAREPYNAPFAATPDSDNDAFAVTREPRQPESSRFVWQVLGGVAAGLLGFLLLVQLAWWQRETVMVAWPDAQSLFVKACAHLGCKVEPPRDIDGLLVEPSDLRQVDGPHKLELKMPLRNRFDLALAYPAVELTLLDENNNIAMRRVLWPQDYVKPGTPIAAGLPARTTQTMIVRLDTGDAVASNFRVQIFYP comes from the coding sequence ATGCTTCTAGCAACACGCTGTCCCTTCTGCGAAACCGTTTTCAGGCTCCAGCCGGAGCAGCTCACGCTGCGCCGCGGACTCGTGCGCTGTGGTCACTGCAAAGAAGTCTTCGATGCATCGAGCAGCCTGTTCGACGTGAGCGACGGCGTGAGCGTCGACAAGGCGAAGCACGTCACGATAGACGACGTGACGGCGCATACGCTCGAAACGCTCGCGAATGGCAGCGTCGCGCCGGCGCCGGAAACGAAGCCTGCTGTCGATGTGCCGCCCGCGCCCGTCGCGGTGCCCGTTGTGACGCACACGGAAGAAGCGGTCACGCCGCAGCCGGCAGAAGCGTTCGATGAGCGCGTCGTCGAGCCACATATCGACAGTGGCGAAGCTCACGCGGAATTGGCCTCCGCCGAACAACACGCTGAGCACGTCGCTGCGCAAGCCGCGCAGCCGGATGTCGATGTCGAGGCTCGCCACGAAGCGGCCGTCCAGGCTTCGCCCGTTGCGGCGCCGTCCGCCGAAGCCGAAGCCGAAGCGGCGCGTGTCGAACCGTCGTTCCCCGCCAGCGAAACTCAACCCGCGTCCCCGGCGGATAAACCCGACTTCCGCGCCGAGGCATGGAACCCGTGGGCGCCCGCGCCCGACGCATCGATCGACCGGCGCATCCGCCACAACGCGTCGACGATCCCGTTCAACCCGGTCACGATTCCGCGTTCCGCGCAGCCGCCGCTGACGCTCGAACTCACCGAATCGCAACCGATGCACCTCGATCAGGCGATCGCACGCGAACCGGTCGCGCCCGAGCCGCACAGCGAAGTGCCCGTCGAAGCGCGAGCTGGGGCAAACGTCGAGCCCGCTGTCGAGACGCAAGCGGAGCCGAAGTTCGAAGGACCGTCTGAGCAGCAAGCGCACCAGAAAGCGGAACCCATCTTCGGCGCAACGCCCGCACACGAAGCCGAGCCTGCCATCCACGAGCCGCCGCACGCGTGGCGCGAACCCGAGTCTCTGCGCGAGCCTGCAGAGGCACGCCACGATCAGACCGCGAACGAAACGAAGCGCGAAGCGGAAGCGCCGCTGCACGAATCGTTCGACGACGTGTTGCGCGAATCGCGTCGCGACGAACACGCCAAGCCTGTGTTCGAAGACGAGGACAGCACCGTCATCCCGTCCGCCGAGCACGCTGGACATGCCGGGCATGCGGCACAAGGCCGCGAGCGCGAACCGTTCTTCGGCGCGCCGTCGGCCGAACCCGATCTCGAACCGCGCTTCGGCGCAGCCGCGCGCGAACCCTATAACGCCCCTTTCGCCGCCACACCCGACAGCGACAACGATGCATTCGCCGTCACGCGCGAACCGCGCCAGCCCGAGTCGAGCCGCTTCGTGTGGCAGGTACTGGGCGGCGTTGCGGCAGGCCTGCTTGGCTTCCTGCTGCTCGTGCAGCTCGCCTGGTGGCAGCGCGAAACGGTGATGGTCGCGTGGCCCGATGCGCAGTCGCTGTTCGTGAAGGCCTGCGCGCATCTCGGCTGCAAGGTCGAGCCGCCGCGCGATATCGACGGTTTGCTGGTCGAGCCGTCGGACCTGCGGCAGGTGGACGGTCCGCACAAGCTCGAACTGAAGATGCCGCTGCGCAACCGCTTCGATCTCGCGCTCGCGTATCCCGCCGTCGAACTGACGCTGCTCGACGAGAACAACAACATCGCCATGCGGCGCGTGCTGTGGCCGCAAGACTATGTGAAACCCGGCACGCCGATTGCGGCGGGCCTTCCCGCCCGCACGACGCAGACGATGATCGTGCGCCTCGATACCGGCGATGCCGTCGCCTCGAATTTCCGCGTGCAGATCTTCTATCCGTAA
- the prmA gene encoding 50S ribosomal protein L11 methyltransferase encodes MSYRELVVELAREHAEALSDALLELGALSVSVEDADADTPDEQPLFGEPGLTPDRTAWTHSRVIALLAPEHEPAVLLAAAANELGLADAPSYSVREVEEQDWVRLTQSQFDPIPIGERIWVVPSWHAAPDPDALVLELDPGLAFGTGSHPTTRLCMEWLEQNVKQDQSVLDYGCGSGILAILAKKCGANPVIGIDIDPQAVESARHNSERNRAEVTYGLPDDCPAGEFDIVVANILSNPLKLMASMLSSRVKPGGRIALSGILARQADEVARVYQQWIDIAVWREHEGWVCLAGTRRESN; translated from the coding sequence ATGAGCTACCGGGAACTGGTCGTCGAACTCGCGCGCGAGCACGCGGAAGCGTTGTCGGACGCGTTGCTCGAACTGGGCGCGCTGTCGGTGTCCGTCGAAGACGCGGATGCCGACACGCCCGACGAGCAGCCGCTGTTCGGCGAGCCCGGTCTCACGCCGGACCGCACCGCGTGGACGCATTCGCGCGTGATCGCGTTGCTGGCGCCGGAACATGAACCGGCCGTGCTGCTCGCGGCCGCTGCGAATGAACTCGGCCTCGCCGATGCGCCGTCGTACAGCGTGCGCGAGGTCGAAGAACAGGACTGGGTGCGCCTCACCCAGTCCCAGTTCGATCCGATTCCGATTGGCGAGCGTATATGGGTCGTGCCGTCGTGGCACGCCGCACCAGATCCTGATGCGCTCGTGCTGGAACTCGATCCGGGCCTCGCGTTCGGCACGGGCAGCCATCCGACCACGCGTCTGTGCATGGAATGGCTCGAGCAGAACGTAAAGCAGGATCAATCGGTGCTCGACTACGGCTGCGGCTCGGGCATCCTTGCGATACTCGCGAAGAAGTGCGGCGCGAACCCTGTGATCGGCATCGACATCGATCCGCAAGCGGTCGAGTCCGCGCGCCACAATAGCGAGCGCAATCGCGCGGAAGTCACGTACGGTCTGCCCGACGATTGCCCCGCGGGCGAGTTCGATATCGTCGTCGCGAATATTCTGTCGAACCCGCTGAAGCTGATGGCGTCGATGCTGTCGTCGAGGGTGAAGCCGGGTGGACGCATTGCGCTGTCGGGCATTCTCGCGCGACAGGCGGATGAAGTAGCACGTGTCTATCAGCAGTGGATCGACATTGCAGTGTGGCGCGAACACGAAGGCTGGGTATGCCTTGCGGGTACGCGACGCGAAAGCAATTAG
- the accC gene encoding acetyl-CoA carboxylase biotin carboxylase subunit translates to MFEKILIANRGEIALRIQRACRELGVKTVVVYSEADKEAKYVKLADEAVCIGPAPSNLSYLNMPALISAAEVTDAEAIHPGYGFLSENADFAERVEQSGFVFIGPRPDTIRMMGDKVTAKQTMIKTGVPCVPGSEGALPEDPKEIVKIARAVGYPVIIKAAGGGGGRGMRVVHTEAALVNAVNMTREEAGRAFGNPQVYMEKYLENPRHIEIQVLTDSFKNALWLGERDCSMQRRHQKVIEEAPAPGIARRLIERIGDRCADACKKMGYLGAGTFEFLYENGEFYFIEMNTRVQVEHPVTELITGIDIVQEQIRIAAGEKLAIRQRDIQFRGHAIECRINAEDPFKFTPSPGRLTSWHMPGGPGIRVDSHAYNGYFVPPNYDSMIGKLIAYGATREQAIKRMRIALSEMVVEGIQTNIPLHRELMLDAKFVEGGTSIHYLENRLAAKLQAAPEEA, encoded by the coding sequence ATGTTTGAAAAAATCCTCATTGCCAATCGTGGTGAAATCGCGCTCCGTATCCAGCGCGCGTGCCGCGAACTCGGCGTCAAGACGGTCGTTGTCTATTCCGAAGCCGACAAGGAAGCCAAGTACGTGAAGCTCGCCGACGAGGCGGTCTGCATCGGACCGGCGCCGTCGAACCTCTCGTATCTGAACATGCCCGCGCTAATCAGCGCGGCGGAAGTCACGGACGCCGAAGCGATCCACCCCGGCTACGGCTTCCTGTCCGAAAACGCGGACTTCGCCGAGCGCGTCGAGCAATCGGGCTTCGTGTTCATCGGCCCGCGCCCCGACACGATCCGCATGATGGGCGACAAGGTCACGGCGAAGCAGACCATGATCAAAACGGGCGTGCCCTGCGTGCCCGGTTCCGAAGGCGCGTTGCCCGAAGATCCGAAGGAGATCGTGAAGATTGCGCGCGCGGTCGGCTATCCGGTGATCATCAAGGCGGCAGGCGGCGGCGGTGGCCGCGGCATGCGCGTCGTTCACACGGAAGCGGCGCTCGTGAATGCCGTCAACATGACGCGCGAAGAAGCGGGCCGTGCGTTCGGCAATCCGCAGGTCTACATGGAGAAATACCTGGAGAACCCTCGGCACATCGAAATTCAGGTGCTGACCGACTCGTTCAAGAACGCACTGTGGCTCGGCGAACGCGACTGCTCGATGCAGCGCCGTCACCAGAAGGTGATCGAAGAAGCACCGGCGCCGGGCATCGCGCGCCGTCTGATCGAGCGCATCGGTGACCGCTGCGCGGACGCGTGCAAGAAGATGGGCTATCTCGGCGCGGGCACGTTCGAATTCCTGTACGAAAACGGCGAGTTCTACTTCATCGAAATGAACACGCGCGTGCAGGTCGAGCACCCCGTCACCGAACTGATCACGGGCATCGACATCGTTCAGGAACAGATCCGCATCGCGGCAGGCGAAAAGCTCGCCATCCGCCAGCGCGACATCCAGTTCCGCGGACATGCGATCGAATGCCGTATCAACGCGGAAGATCCGTTCAAGTTCACGCCGTCGCCGGGTCGTCTTACGTCGTGGCATATGCCGGGCGGCCCCGGTATTCGCGTCGATTCGCATGCGTACAACGGCTATTTCGTGCCGCCGAACTATGATTCGATGATCGGCAAGCTGATCGCCTACGGCGCAACGCGCGAACAGGCGATCAAGCGGATGCGCATCGCGCTGTCGGAAATGGTGGTCGAAGGCATTCAGACCAACATTCCGCTGCATCGCGAGCTGATGCTCGACGCGAAGTTTGTCGAGGGCGGCACGAGCATCCATTACCTCGAAAACCGGCTGGCCGCGAAGCTGCAAGCCGCACCGGAAGAAGCGTAA
- the aroQ gene encoding type II 3-dehydroquinate dehydratase, translating into MTRLLVLHGPNLNLLGTREPEVYGRVTLQQIDQALADRAADARVELATFQSNHEGALVDRIQAARTEKTDFIVINPAAYTHTSVAIRDALAGVGIPFVEIHLSNVHRREPFRHHSYFSDQAEGVICGLGWKGYLYALEYVLDRLAAGTAGSSRN; encoded by the coding sequence ATGACGCGACTGCTGGTTCTGCACGGCCCCAACCTCAACCTTCTCGGCACCCGGGAACCCGAGGTCTATGGCCGCGTGACGCTCCAGCAGATCGATCAGGCGCTGGCCGACCGCGCAGCGGACGCCCGCGTCGAACTGGCCACCTTCCAGAGCAATCACGAAGGCGCGCTAGTCGATCGCATTCAGGCCGCTCGGACCGAGAAGACCGATTTCATCGTGATCAATCCCGCTGCGTACACGCATACCAGCGTGGCGATCCGGGACGCACTGGCGGGCGTCGGCATCCCGTTCGTCGAGATTCATCTGTCGAACGTGCATCGTCGGGAACCGTTCAGGCATCACTCGTATTTCTCCGACCAGGCAGAGGGCGTCATTTGCGGCCTCGGCTGGAAGGGCTATCTGTACGCACTCGAATATGTGCTCGACCGGTTGGCCGCTGGGACGGCCGGATCGTCGCGCAACTGA
- the mpl gene encoding UDP-N-acetylmuramate:L-alanyl-gamma-D-glutamyl-meso-diaminopimelate ligase, which translates to MHIHILGICGTFMGGLAVLARNAGHTVTGCDAGVYPPMSTQLEAQGIKLIEGWGVEQLDLKPDLFVVGNVVTRGNPLMEEILNRGLPYTSGPQWLGEHVLNGKWVLAVAGTHGKTTTSSMLTWLLEDAGMNPGFLIGGVPLNFGVSARLTDSSFFVIEADEYDTAFFDKRSKFVHYRPRTAVLNNLEFDHADIFADLAAIETQFHHLVRTVPGIGRVVSNGREAALDRVLTRGCWSEVERFGVDGGWQALPAEDGVAIDERFAVYHNGERVGVVDWQVQGEHNRMNAIAAIAAARHIGVPPAQAAKSLSTFRNVKRRMEVRGSVDGVTVYDDFAHHPTAIQTTVAGLRTRIGRGEDGKHTRILAVLEPRSNTMKLGVMKAQLPASLVDADLVFGYGASAGKDALGWNLAEALAPMGDKAQAFNDIDTLVKSVVAAARPGDQVLVMSNGGFGGVHQKLLDALSARPTAQARGVA; encoded by the coding sequence ATGCACATTCACATCCTCGGCATCTGCGGCACGTTCATGGGTGGTCTCGCGGTTCTCGCGCGCAATGCCGGTCACACCGTGACGGGCTGCGACGCCGGCGTCTATCCACCGATGAGCACGCAGCTCGAGGCGCAAGGCATCAAGCTGATCGAAGGCTGGGGCGTCGAGCAGCTCGACCTGAAGCCGGATCTGTTCGTGGTCGGCAACGTCGTGACGCGCGGCAATCCGCTGATGGAAGAAATCCTGAATCGCGGCCTGCCTTACACGTCCGGCCCGCAGTGGCTCGGCGAGCACGTGCTGAATGGCAAGTGGGTGCTGGCCGTAGCCGGCACGCACGGCAAGACCACGACGTCGTCGATGCTGACGTGGCTGCTGGAAGACGCGGGCATGAACCCGGGCTTTCTGATCGGCGGCGTGCCGCTGAATTTTGGCGTGTCGGCGCGTCTGACGGATTCGAGCTTCTTCGTCATCGAAGCCGACGAGTACGACACGGCGTTCTTCGACAAGCGCTCGAAGTTCGTCCACTACCGGCCGCGCACTGCGGTCCTGAACAACCTCGAATTCGATCACGCGGACATCTTCGCCGATCTCGCCGCGATCGAAACCCAATTTCACCACCTCGTGCGCACGGTGCCGGGCATTGGCCGCGTCGTGTCGAACGGCCGCGAAGCTGCGCTGGACCGCGTGCTTACGCGCGGCTGCTGGAGCGAAGTGGAGCGCTTTGGCGTCGACGGCGGCTGGCAGGCTTTGCCCGCTGAAGACGGCGTCGCCATCGACGAGCGCTTTGCCGTCTATCACAACGGTGAGCGAGTCGGCGTAGTCGACTGGCAGGTGCAGGGCGAGCACAACCGCATGAACGCGATCGCCGCGATCGCCGCCGCGCGCCACATCGGCGTGCCGCCCGCGCAGGCCGCGAAGTCGCTGTCGACCTTCCGCAATGTGAAGCGCCGGATGGAAGTGCGCGGCAGCGTCGACGGCGTGACGGTCTACGACGATTTCGCGCATCACCCGACAGCCATCCAGACGACGGTCGCCGGTCTGCGCACGCGCATCGGCCGCGGTGAAGACGGAAAACACACGCGCATTCTCGCCGTGCTCGAACCCCGCTCGAACACGATGAAGCTCGGCGTGATGAAGGCGCAATTGCCCGCCAGCCTCGTCGACGCCGATCTCGTATTCGGCTACGGCGCGTCCGCGGGCAAGGACGCGCTTGGCTGGAACCTGGCTGAAGCGCTCGCGCCGATGGGCGACAAGGCGCAAGCCTTCAACGACATCGACACGCTCGTCAAATCCGTCGTCGCGGCCGCGCGGCCGGGCGATCAGGTGCTCGTGATGAGCAACGGCGGCTTTGGCGGCGTACACCAGAAACTGCTCGACGCGCTGTCGGCGCGTCCGACGGCGCAGGCGCGGGGCGTCGCGTGA
- a CDS encoding UDP-N-acetylmuramate--alanine ligase — MVRKSHFDPQRVREEIAIAAARMIAEDGLDYSTAKRKAARQVVGETRVAGEWLPDNDQIEEEIREYQSLFQGDSQPAVLRRLREVALDWMLRLAPFNPYLTGAVLGGTAGEHSDVHLQAFCDDPKEVAIYLLNANVQYDVSETRHFAGRGYVETLSFLWRPVNEGRDAEPVGIHLALYGTDDLRGAVRADARGRSARADVRAVQALIDESDAARSTN; from the coding sequence ATGGTTCGCAAATCACATTTCGATCCGCAGCGCGTGCGCGAGGAAATCGCCATCGCGGCTGCGCGGATGATCGCCGAGGACGGGCTCGACTACTCGACTGCGAAGCGCAAGGCTGCGCGGCAAGTGGTTGGGGAAACGCGCGTCGCGGGCGAATGGCTGCCGGATAACGACCAGATCGAGGAAGAAATCCGCGAATATCAGTCGCTGTTCCAGGGCGACAGCCAGCCGGCCGTGTTGCGCCGGTTGCGCGAAGTCGCGCTGGACTGGATGCTGCGGCTCGCGCCGTTCAATCCGTATCTGACGGGCGCGGTGCTCGGTGGGACGGCGGGCGAGCATTCCGATGTTCATCTGCAAGCCTTCTGCGACGATCCGAAGGAAGTTGCCATTTACCTGTTGAACGCGAACGTGCAGTACGACGTTTCAGAAACGCGGCACTTTGCGGGTCGCGGCTACGTCGAAACATTGAGCTTTCTGTGGCGTCCGGTGAATGAAGGGCGCGACGCCGAGCCCGTGGGTATTCACCTCGCGCTCTACGGCACCGACGATCTGCGCGGCGCAGTCCGCGCCGACGCGCGCGGACGATCCGCACGCGCCGACGTCCGCGCCGTGCAGGCGCTGATCGACGAAAGCGACGCCGCGCGTTCCACGAACTGA
- a CDS encoding carbohydrate kinase family protein — MATLICGSLAYDNIMTFEGRFREHILPEQVHILNVSFLVPTMRREFGGCAGNIAYSLHLLGGDAHIMATLGAVDAQVYIDRLDTLGLSKEHVRVLPDTYSAQAMITTDLENNQITAFHPGAMMQSHLNRADQPGVKLGIVAPDGFDGMIQHSEQFAAAGTPFIFDPGQGLPLFDGASLRRMIELATYVAVNDYEAALVSNKTGWSIEEIASHVDALIVTRGEHGAQIHHAGGIEEIPAVKAKQVLDPTGCGDAFRGGLLYGIEKGLGWATTGRLASLMGALKIEHQGPQNYAPSRAEINERFKQAFGYELPQGA, encoded by the coding sequence TTGGCTACGCTGATTTGCGGCTCGCTCGCCTACGACAACATCATGACCTTCGAAGGGCGCTTTCGGGAGCACATCCTGCCGGAACAGGTCCACATCCTGAACGTCAGCTTCCTCGTGCCGACGATGCGTCGCGAGTTTGGCGGCTGCGCAGGCAATATCGCCTACTCGCTGCATCTGCTCGGCGGCGATGCGCATATCATGGCGACGCTCGGCGCCGTCGATGCGCAGGTGTACATCGACCGTCTCGACACGCTCGGCCTGTCGAAAGAGCACGTGCGCGTGCTGCCCGACACGTACTCGGCGCAGGCGATGATCACGACCGACCTCGAGAACAATCAGATCACGGCATTCCACCCGGGCGCGATGATGCAATCGCATCTGAACCGCGCGGACCAGCCCGGCGTGAAGCTCGGGATCGTCGCGCCGGACGGCTTCGACGGGATGATCCAGCACTCCGAACAGTTCGCGGCGGCGGGCACTCCGTTCATCTTCGATCCGGGCCAAGGGCTGCCCCTCTTCGACGGCGCGTCGCTGCGCCGCATGATTGAACTTGCCACCTACGTCGCAGTCAATGATTACGAAGCTGCGCTGGTGAGCAACAAGACAGGCTGGTCGATCGAAGAGATTGCTAGCCACGTCGATGCGCTGATCGTGACGCGCGGCGAGCACGGGGCGCAGATTCACCATGCAGGCGGCATCGAGGAAATTCCGGCCGTCAAGGCAAAGCAGGTGCTGGACCCCACGGGTTGCGGCGATGCGTTCCGGGGCGGTCTGCTGTACGGCATCGAGAAGGGTCTGGGCTGGGCAACCACCGGCCGTCTCGCGAGCCTGATGGGCGCGCTCAAGATCGAGCATCAAGGGCCGCAGAATTATGCGCCGTCGCGCGCGGAGATCAACGAACGGTTCAAGCAGGCATTCGGTTACGAACTGCCGCAGGGCGCCTGA
- the accB gene encoding acetyl-CoA carboxylase biotin carboxyl carrier protein — MDLRKLKTLIDLVSESGISELEVTEGEGKVRIVKNAPPVYVQQPGNYAPQYAAPGVAPAAHGGEAPAVGAPATPAAVAPQGHVVTSPMVGTFYRAPSPGADPFVQVGDTVKEGQTICIIEAMKLLNEIESDQSGVVKEILVENGQAVEYGQPLFVIG, encoded by the coding sequence ATGGATCTACGTAAACTGAAGACTCTGATCGACCTCGTCTCCGAGTCCGGCATCTCCGAACTCGAAGTGACCGAGGGCGAAGGCAAGGTGCGCATCGTCAAGAACGCGCCGCCGGTTTACGTCCAGCAGCCTGGCAACTACGCGCCGCAATACGCTGCGCCGGGCGTGGCGCCCGCTGCTCACGGCGGTGAAGCTCCCGCCGTCGGCGCGCCGGCGACGCCCGCAGCCGTGGCGCCGCAAGGCCATGTCGTGACGTCGCCGATGGTCGGCACGTTCTACCGCGCACCGTCGCCGGGCGCCGATCCGTTCGTGCAGGTCGGCGATACGGTGAAGGAAGGCCAGACCATCTGCATCATCGAAGCAATGAAACTCCTGAACGAGATCGAATCGGATCAGTCAGGCGTCGTCAAGGAAATCCTCGTCGAGAACGGCCAGGCAGTCGAATACGGCCAGCCGCTCTTCGTGATCGGCTGA
- the tpx gene encoding thiol peroxidase has translation MSQVTLGGNPIEVAGTFPSVGQAAPAFSLVGKDLKPLTLADFAGKRKVLNIVPSLDTPTCATSTRKFNEAAAKLSNTAVIVVSGDLPFAASRFCTTEGIENVVTASTFRGHEFAQAYGVDVTSGPLTGLTARAVVVVDENDKVVHAELVSEIKNEPNYDAALAALK, from the coding sequence ATGAGTCAAGTCACGCTGGGTGGCAACCCGATCGAAGTCGCTGGCACGTTCCCGTCCGTGGGCCAGGCAGCGCCCGCCTTCTCGCTCGTCGGCAAGGATCTGAAGCCGCTGACGCTCGCTGACTTCGCGGGCAAGCGCAAGGTGCTGAACATCGTTCCGAGCCTCGACACGCCGACCTGCGCAACCTCGACGCGCAAGTTCAACGAAGCTGCCGCGAAGCTGAGCAACACGGCTGTGATCGTCGTCTCGGGCGATCTGCCGTTCGCGGCTTCGCGCTTCTGCACGACGGAAGGCATCGAAAACGTCGTGACGGCATCGACCTTCCGCGGCCATGAGTTCGCGCAGGCGTACGGCGTCGACGTGACGAGCGGTCCGCTGACGGGCCTGACGGCACGCGCCGTCGTCGTCGTCGACGAAAACGACAAGGTCGTGCACGCCGAGCTCGTCAGCGAAATCAAGAACGAGCCGAACTACGACGCAGCGCTCGCCGCGCTGAAGTAA
- a CDS encoding TlpA disulfide reductase family protein — MKRILAIAAVAVVATAGGAVAGHWLLGNNDLAGVANAAPADSNNAVNQLWAAKVTNADGAPQSLAGFKGHPVVINFWASWCGPCVEEMPSLSALHKEYSKKGIEFVGLGVDSDKNIKAFLQKVPVNYPIYVAGFGGADLARAFGNNAGGLPYTVVIDAKGVVRSTKLGQIKPDELKRTLDAL; from the coding sequence ATGAAGCGGATTCTGGCAATCGCGGCGGTGGCTGTCGTCGCGACAGCGGGCGGCGCGGTGGCAGGCCACTGGCTGCTCGGCAACAACGACCTTGCGGGCGTCGCGAACGCGGCGCCCGCCGACAGCAACAACGCCGTCAATCAACTGTGGGCGGCGAAAGTGACCAATGCCGACGGCGCGCCGCAGTCGCTCGCCGGTTTCAAGGGACACCCGGTCGTGATCAACTTCTGGGCGTCGTGGTGCGGGCCGTGCGTCGAGGAAATGCCGTCGCTGTCGGCGCTGCACAAGGAATACTCGAAAAAGGGCATCGAGTTCGTCGGGCTCGGCGTCGACTCCGACAAGAACATCAAGGCTTTCCTGCAAAAAGTGCCCGTCAACTACCCGATCTATGTCGCCGGGTTCGGCGGCGCGGACCTCGCGCGCGCCTTCGGCAACAACGCGGGCGGTTTGCCTTACACGGTCGTAATTGACGCAAAAGGCGTCGTACGGTCGACAAAACTCGGCCAGATCAAGCCGGACGAGCTGAAACGCACGCTCGACGCGCTCTGA